From a single Candoia aspera isolate rCanAsp1 chromosome 2, rCanAsp1.hap2, whole genome shotgun sequence genomic region:
- the LOC134490097 gene encoding olfactory receptor 13H1-like, with product MYFFICVLSLIDFILINNVVPEVLTNCVIYRPTITFSRCLSQMYLGLLLVSTECVLLAVMAYDRFAAICKPLHYMQIMSWRICICLTAVSVGFPSLTTLINALLRPTDFCGQYIINHFACELQSFLKLACSDTQISEIFMQGVTFSLVIPPFGFIVMTYGKIGHAVLRMHSAQGRRKAFSTCSSHLAVVSVFYGTIMIMYLMPQGKAISDKEKILSVVYGALTPMLNPIIYSLKNRDVKGAFWKLIGQKMSG from the coding sequence atgtatttttttatttgtgtccTCTCCTTGATAGACTTCATCCTCATCAACAATGTAGTTCCTGAGGTTCTCACCAACTGCGTCATTTACCGGCCCACTATTACGTTCTCCAGATGTTTGTCTCAAATGTATCTGGGTCTACTGCTTGTCTCAACAGAGTGTGTTCTCCTTGCAGTCATGGCGTATGATCGTTTTGCAGCTATATGCAAGCCTTTACACTACATGCAGATCATGAGTTGGAGAATATGTATTTGTCTGACGGCTGTGTCTGTAGGCTTTCCTTCCCTGACGACCCTTATCAATGCACTATTACGACCCACTGACTTTTGTGGCCAATATATTATCAATCATTTTGCATGCGAATTGCAATCTTTCCTCAAACTGGCTTGCTCTGACACACAGATTAGTGAGATCTTCATGCAAGGCGTCACCTTCTCTCTTGTAATCCCACCATTTGGCTTCATAGTCATGACTTATGGGAAAATAGGTCATGCTGTATTGCGCATGCATTCAGCCCAGGGTCGTAGGAAGGCCTTCTCTACCTGTAGCTCTCATCTTGCTGTAGTCAGTGTCTTTTACGGGACAATTATGATCATGTACTTGATGCCCCAAGGAAAAGCTATTTCTGACAAGGAAAAGATCCTATCTGTAGTCTATGGAGCTCTGACTCCTATGCTGAATCCTATAATTTATAGCCTGAAAAACAGGGATGTGAAGGGGGCTTTTTGGAAACTGATTGGGCAAAAGATGTCAGGATAG